A region of Hordeum vulgare subsp. vulgare unplaced genomic scaffold, MorexV3_pseudomolecules_assembly, whole genome shotgun sequence DNA encodes the following proteins:
- the LOC123420002 gene encoding ATP synthase subunit beta, chloroplastic has product MRTNPTTSRPGVSTSEEKSTGRIDQIIGPVLDVTFPPGKLPYIYNALVVQSRDTADKQINVTCEVQQLLGNNRVRAVAMSATDGLMRGMEVIDTGAPLSVPVGGATLGRIFNVLGEPVDNLGPVDSSATFPIHRSAPAFIELDTKLSIFETGIKVVDLLAPYRRGGKIGLFGGAGVGKTVLIMELINNIAKAHGGVSVFGGVGERTREGNDLYMEMKESGVINEKNIEESKVALVYGQMNEPPGARMRVGLTALTMAEYFRDVNKQDVLLFIDNIFRFVQAGSEVSALLGRMPSAVGYQPTLSTEMGSLQERIASTKKGSITSIQAVYVPADDLTDPAPATTFAHLDATTVLSRGLASKGIYPAVDPLDSTSTMLQPRIVGNEHYETAQRVKETLQRYKELQDIIAILGLDELSEEDRLTVARARKIERFLSQPFFVAEVFTGSPGKYVALAETIRGFQLILSGELDGLPEQAFYLVGNIDEASTKAITLEEENKSQK; this is encoded by the coding sequence ATGAGAACCAATCCTACTACTTCTCGTCCCGGGGTTTCCACAAGTGAAGAAAAAAGTACAGGtcgtatcgatcaaattattggaCCCGTGCTGGATGTCACTTTTCCCCCGGGCAAGTTACCTTATATTTATAACGCTTTAGTAGTCCAGAGTAGAGACACTGCCGATAAGCAAATTAATGTGACTTGTGAGGTACAACAATTATTAGGAAATAATCGAGTTAGAGCTGTAGCTATGAGTGCTACGGACGGGTTGATGAGAGGAATGGAAGTGATTGACACGGGAGCTCCTCTCAGTGTTCCGGTCGGTGGAGCTACTCTCGGACGAATTTTCAACGTTCTTGGGGAGCCTGTTGACAATTTGGGTCCTGTAGATAGTAGTGCAACGTTCCCTATTCATAGATCTGCGCCTGCCTTTATCGAGTTAGATACGAAATTATCCATCTTTGAAACAGGTATTAAGGTCGTCGATCTTTTAGCTCCTTATCGACGTGGAGGAAAAATAGGACTATTTGGGGGGGCTGGAGTAGGTAAAACAGTACTGATCATGGAATTAATCAATAACATTGCTAAAGCTCATGGGGGCGTATCCGTATTCGGTGGAGTAGGGGAACGGACTCGTGAAGGAAATGATCTTTATATGGAAATGAAGGAATCCGGAGTAATTAATGAAAAAAATATTGAAGAATCAAAGGTAGCTCTAGTCTATGGCCAAATGAATGAACCACCGGGAGCTCGTATGAGAGTTGGTTTAACTGCCCTAACTATGGCAGAATATTTCCGAGATGTTAATAAGCAAGACGTGCTTTTATTTATCGATAATATCTTTCGTTTTGTTCAAGCAGGATCAGAGGTATCCGCTTTATTAGGGAGAATGCCCTCCGCAGTGGGTTATCAACCTACTCTTAGTACAGAAATGGGTTCTTTGCAAGAAAGAATTGCTTCTACTAAAAAGGGATCTATAACTTCGATTCAAGCAGTTTATGTACCTGCGGACGATTTGACCGACCCTGcccctgccacaacatttgcacaTTTGGATGCTACTACCGTACTTTCCAGAGGATTAGCTTCCAAGGGTATTTATCCAGCAGTAGATCCTTTAGATTCAACATCAACTATGTTACAGCCTCGGATCGTTGGCAACGAACATTATGAAACTGCGCAAAGAGTTAAGGAAACTTTACAACGTTACAAAGAACTTCAGGACATTATCGCAATTCTTGGCTTGGATGAATTATCGGAAGAGGATCGTTTAACTGTAGCAAGAGCAAGAAAAATTGAGCGTTTCTTATCACAACCGTTCTTTGTGGCAGAAGTTTTTACTGGTTCTCCAGGAAAGTATGTTGCTCTTGCGGAAACTATTAGGGGATTTCAACTAATCCTTTCCGGAGAATTAGACGGCCTACCTGAACAGGCTTTTTATTTGGTGGGTAACATCGATGAAGCTAGCACGAAAGCTATAACcttagaagaggagaacaaatcgcAGAAATGA